In Streptomyces sp. DG2A-72, one genomic interval encodes:
- the xylB gene encoding xylulokinase, which yields MSAAEGPLVVGVDTSTQSTKALVVDVSTGEVVASGQAPHTVSSGAGRESDPRQWWEALCEALRQCGDAAHEAAAVSIGGQQHGLVTLDAQGDPVRPALLWNDVRSAPQARRLTEELGGAKVWAERTGLVPAPSFTVTKWAWLAEHEPDAVRATKAVRLPHDYLTERLTGQGTTDRGDASGTGWWASGTEAYDAEILAHVGLDPALLPRVVRPGEVAGTVRDSHDLPFSKGTLVAPGTGDNAAAALGLGLRPGTPVLSLGTSGTVYAVSKRRPTDPTGTVAGFADAHGDWLPLACTLNCTLAVDRVASLLGLDREAVEPATGITLLPYLDGERTPALPHASGLLHGLRHDTTAGQLLQAAYDGAVHALLGALDLVLDEDDEDADRSAPLLLIGGGARGTAWQQTVRRLSGRPVQVPEAKELVALGAAAQAAGLLTGEDPAAVARRWRTAEGPVLDAVERDEATLARISGVLSDAAPLLERSAENH from the coding sequence ATGTCAGCAGCCGAGGGTCCGCTCGTCGTCGGCGTGGACACGTCCACCCAGTCCACCAAGGCACTGGTCGTCGACGTGTCCACCGGTGAGGTCGTCGCGAGCGGCCAGGCGCCGCACACCGTGTCCTCCGGGGCGGGCCGGGAGAGCGATCCGCGCCAGTGGTGGGAAGCCCTGTGCGAGGCCCTGCGCCAGTGCGGTGACGCGGCGCACGAGGCCGCGGCGGTGTCGATCGGCGGCCAGCAGCACGGGCTCGTCACGCTGGACGCCCAGGGCGATCCGGTACGCCCCGCCCTGCTGTGGAACGACGTGCGCTCGGCGCCGCAGGCGCGCCGGCTGACCGAGGAGCTGGGCGGCGCGAAAGTCTGGGCCGAGCGCACCGGGCTCGTCCCCGCACCGTCCTTCACGGTCACGAAGTGGGCCTGGCTGGCCGAGCACGAGCCGGACGCGGTCCGCGCCACCAAGGCCGTACGCCTCCCCCACGACTACCTCACCGAACGCCTCACCGGGCAGGGCACGACCGACCGCGGCGACGCGTCCGGGACGGGCTGGTGGGCGTCCGGGACCGAGGCGTACGACGCGGAGATCCTCGCGCACGTCGGGCTGGACCCCGCCCTCCTGCCCCGCGTGGTGCGGCCCGGCGAGGTCGCGGGCACCGTGCGCGACAGCCATGACCTGCCGTTCTCCAAGGGCACCCTGGTCGCCCCGGGCACCGGCGACAACGCCGCCGCCGCGCTGGGCCTCGGGCTGCGTCCCGGCACCCCGGTGCTGAGCCTGGGCACCTCGGGCACGGTGTACGCGGTGTCGAAGCGGCGCCCCACCGACCCGACCGGAACCGTGGCCGGCTTCGCCGACGCGCACGGCGACTGGCTGCCGCTGGCCTGCACCCTGAACTGCACGCTCGCCGTCGACCGCGTCGCCTCCCTGCTGGGCCTCGACCGCGAGGCCGTGGAACCCGCCACCGGCATCACCCTGCTGCCCTACCTGGACGGCGAACGCACGCCCGCCCTCCCCCACGCCTCCGGCCTGCTGCACGGCCTGCGCCATGACACCACCGCGGGCCAGCTCCTCCAGGCCGCCTACGACGGCGCCGTCCACGCGCTGCTGGGCGCGCTCGACCTGGTCCTCGACGAAGACGACGAGGATGCGGACCGGTCGGCCCCGCTGCTGCTGATCGGCGGCGGCGCCCGGGGCACGGCATGGCAGCAGACCGTACGACGGCTGTCGGGGCGCCCCGTGCAGGTGCCCGAGGCCAAGGAACTGGTCGCGCTCGGCGCCGCCGCGCAGGCTGCCGGCCTGCTGACCGGCGAGGATCCGGCCGCGGTGGCCCGGCGCTGGCGTACCGCCGAGGGTCCGGTGCTGGACGCGGTGGAGCGGGACGAGGCGACCCTGGCCAGGATCTCCGGGGTACTCTCCGACGCGGCCCCGCTGCTCGAGCGGAGCGCGGAAAACCACTGA
- a CDS encoding acetamidase/formamidase family protein → MSDPRILTVRPEPGEYAWTFGGVPPVARIAPGTVLDLYTEDCFAGRVRSEKDLVTQVCEFPFLNPQTGPFHIEGAEPGDTVAVRGDGLDLATRPDPPYGPVPGARQRHRGRTDPRPDARHRGRGSRQPGGALGPGTRRARRQHMDTPEMRAGVTCYLGVNVECALLSLGDGHARQGEGETCGVAVECAMNTVVIVELLKGLATPWPRIESDTHIISTGSARPLEDAFRISQLDLVRWLVRDYGFSELDAYQFATQCVESPLANVCDTNYTCVAKLRKQWLPARETHRGVHARLRETAATLRN, encoded by the coding sequence ATGAGCGACCCCCGGATTCTGACCGTGCGCCCCGAACCGGGCGAGTACGCCTGGACGTTCGGCGGAGTGCCACCCGTGGCCCGGATCGCGCCGGGCACGGTCCTCGATCTCTACACGGAGGACTGCTTCGCCGGACGCGTGCGGTCAGAGAAGGACCTGGTGACGCAGGTGTGCGAGTTCCCGTTCCTCAACCCGCAGACCGGCCCCTTCCACATCGAGGGCGCCGAGCCGGGCGACACCGTCGCCGTGCGCGGAGACGGTCTGGATCTGGCAACTCGACCGGACCCGCCGTACGGCCCTGTTCCGGGCGCACGACAGCGACATCGAGGCCGAACTGACCCTCGACCCGATGCACGGCACCGTGGGCGTGGCTCCCGCCAACCTGGAGGTGCGCTCGGCCCTGGTACCCGACGCGCACGGCGGCAACATATGGACACACCCGAGATGAGGGCCGGCGTCACCTGCTACCTGGGGGTGAACGTCGAGTGCGCTCTGCTCAGCCTCGGAGACGGCCACGCCCGGCAGGGCGAGGGCGAGACCTGCGGAGTCGCCGTCGAGTGCGCGATGAACACGGTGGTGATCGTCGAGCTACTCAAGGGACTCGCCACGCCCTGGCCGCGCATCGAGTCGGACACCCACATCATCTCGACGGGCTCGGCGCGCCCGCTGGAGGACGCGTTCCGGATATCCCAGCTCGACCTGGTGCGGTGGCTGGTGCGCGACTACGGCTTCAGTGAGCTGGACGCGTACCAATTCGCAACCCAGTGCGTCGAGTCGCCGTTGGCCAATGTGTGCGACACCAACTACACCTGCGTGGCCAAGCTCCGCAAGCAGTGGCTGCCCGCGCGCGAGACTCATCGCGGCGTGCATGCACGGCTGCGGGAGACGGCAGCAACCCTGCGGAACTGA
- a CDS encoding GAF domain-containing protein, with protein sequence MTDPWVALEPGADPAERVRMLRRAHETFTEAGTVPRPVRAVVADSWRRSVRAGVGPDGTARVELADGDLGSYRAEHPLARVMPLFRELMGTFAADGEHLLAVCDARGRLLWVEGHPTTRRRADRMNFVPGARWAETAVGTNAPGTAVAVDRPVQVFAAEHFIRRVQPWTCAAAPVHDPRTGRVLGAVDITGGDGLAHPHSLGFVQAVARAAESQLALLPEGQPAADTPELTALGRDEALLVSGGRRLRLSRRHSEILVLLARHPEGLTGDELLCALYEDESVTPVTLRAELARLRRLLGPGLLASRPYRLTMPVESDVAVVERRLETGAVTAAVTAYAGPLLPASQAPAVVRLRHRLADGLRTALITRGDPDLLADWAHAAWGEDDLDVWRALAAVRPTAAVRSRLAALESELSAPADRPRADRPRGAAR encoded by the coding sequence TTGACCGATCCATGGGTGGCCCTGGAGCCGGGGGCCGACCCTGCCGAGCGTGTGCGGATGCTGCGTCGCGCGCATGAGACGTTCACCGAGGCGGGCACGGTGCCGCGGCCGGTGCGTGCGGTGGTGGCCGACTCATGGCGGCGTTCCGTGCGGGCGGGGGTCGGGCCCGACGGCACGGCAAGGGTGGAGCTCGCGGACGGTGACCTCGGTTCCTATCGGGCCGAGCATCCACTGGCACGGGTGATGCCGCTGTTCCGGGAGCTCATGGGCACGTTCGCGGCCGACGGCGAGCATCTGCTCGCGGTGTGCGACGCCCGCGGCAGGCTGCTGTGGGTCGAGGGCCATCCGACGACCCGGCGACGGGCGGACCGGATGAACTTCGTGCCCGGCGCGCGCTGGGCGGAGACCGCGGTCGGCACGAATGCGCCGGGCACGGCTGTCGCCGTCGACCGTCCGGTGCAGGTCTTCGCCGCCGAACACTTCATCCGGCGGGTGCAGCCCTGGACCTGTGCGGCGGCTCCGGTGCACGATCCGCGCACCGGGCGGGTGCTGGGCGCGGTGGACATCACGGGCGGGGACGGGCTCGCGCATCCGCACAGCCTGGGCTTCGTCCAAGCGGTCGCTCGGGCCGCCGAGTCCCAGCTGGCCCTGCTCCCCGAGGGGCAGCCGGCCGCCGACACACCCGAGTTGACCGCGCTGGGCCGCGATGAGGCACTGCTCGTCTCGGGAGGTCGCCGGCTCCGGCTCAGCCGTCGGCACAGCGAGATCCTGGTGCTGCTGGCCCGCCATCCGGAGGGGCTGACCGGCGACGAGCTGCTGTGCGCGCTGTACGAGGACGAGTCGGTGACACCGGTGACCCTGCGCGCCGAACTGGCCCGGCTGCGCAGACTTCTCGGCCCCGGGCTCCTGGCCTCGCGGCCCTACCGGCTGACCATGCCGGTCGAGTCCGACGTCGCCGTCGTCGAGCGGCGCCTGGAGACCGGTGCGGTCACCGCGGCGGTGACGGCGTATGCCGGCCCGCTGCTGCCCGCCTCGCAGGCACCGGCGGTGGTGCGGCTGAGGCACCGGCTGGCCGACGGCCTCCGGACGGCGCTGATCACCCGCGGCGACCCCGACCTGCTGGCCGACTGGGCACACGCGGCGTGGGGCGAGGACGACCTCGACGTCTGGCGTGCGCTGGCCGCCGTACGCCCGACCGCCGCGGTCCGCTCGCGGCTGGCCGCGCTGGAGTCGGAGCTGTCGGCACCGGCCGACCGGCCACGCGCCGACCGGCCGCGCGGGGCTGCCCGCTGA
- the araA gene encoding L-arabinose isomerase — translation METSATPYPNHEIWFLTGSQGLYGDDILQQVAHQSRSISEILGGPGKIPVRIVWKPVLTDAESIRRLCQEASASDACVGVIVWMHTFSPAKMWIAGLSALDRPLLHLHTQYNLSLPWSSIDMDFMNLNQAAHGDREFAHIESRLGIDRKIVAGHVTDPRVVRRIAAWARAAAGRQASRTLRLARFGDNMRDVAVTEGDKVEAQIRFGFSVNTYAVNDLVAVVDQVEDKAATELAAEYVESYDVVPALRPGGIRHDSLLYAARQELGLRAFLTEGGFTAFTTNFEDLGGLRQLPGLAVQRLMADGYGFGGEGDWKTSALLRTMKVMGLEQPGGTTFMEDYTYHLGPGTPRILGAHMLEVCPSVAGARPRCEIHPLSIGGREDPVRLVFDAAPGPALVVGLSDLGDRFRLTANAVDVITPSEPLRRLPVARAVWKPRPSLAESAESWLLTGAPHHTVLSSAVDRETLTDFAAMTGVELLTIDEETDIEQLAKEIRWNAAYHRLAQAL, via the coding sequence ATGGAGACCAGCGCCACGCCCTACCCGAACCACGAGATCTGGTTTCTCACCGGAAGCCAGGGCCTGTACGGCGACGACATCCTGCAACAGGTCGCCCATCAGTCCAGGAGCATCTCGGAGATCCTCGGCGGCCCCGGCAAGATCCCGGTGAGGATCGTCTGGAAGCCGGTCCTCACCGACGCCGAGTCGATCCGGCGGCTGTGCCAGGAGGCGAGTGCCTCCGACGCCTGCGTGGGCGTGATCGTGTGGATGCACACCTTCTCACCCGCCAAGATGTGGATCGCCGGACTCAGCGCCCTGGACCGGCCCCTCCTGCATCTGCACACCCAGTACAACCTGTCGCTGCCCTGGTCGAGCATCGACATGGACTTCATGAACCTCAACCAGGCCGCCCACGGCGACCGCGAGTTCGCCCACATCGAGTCCCGGCTCGGCATCGACCGCAAGATCGTCGCCGGCCACGTCACCGACCCGAGAGTCGTCCGGCGCATCGCGGCCTGGGCGCGGGCCGCCGCCGGCCGCCAGGCCTCGCGCACCCTGCGGCTCGCCCGCTTCGGCGACAACATGCGCGATGTCGCCGTGACCGAGGGCGACAAGGTCGAAGCCCAGATACGGTTCGGCTTCTCCGTCAACACCTACGCCGTCAACGACCTGGTCGCCGTCGTGGACCAGGTCGAGGACAAGGCGGCCACCGAACTCGCCGCCGAGTACGTCGAGTCGTACGACGTCGTCCCGGCCCTGCGCCCCGGCGGCATCCGCCATGACTCACTCCTCTACGCGGCCCGCCAGGAACTCGGCCTGCGCGCCTTCCTGACGGAGGGCGGCTTCACCGCCTTCACCACCAACTTCGAGGACCTCGGCGGGCTGCGCCAGCTGCCCGGCCTGGCCGTCCAGCGCCTGATGGCCGACGGCTACGGCTTCGGCGGCGAAGGCGACTGGAAGACCTCCGCACTGCTGCGCACCATGAAGGTCATGGGCCTCGAACAGCCTGGCGGCACCACCTTCATGGAGGACTACACCTACCACCTCGGCCCCGGCACGCCCCGCATCCTCGGCGCCCACATGCTGGAGGTCTGCCCCTCGGTCGCGGGCGCCCGCCCCCGCTGCGAGATCCACCCCCTGTCCATCGGCGGCCGTGAAGACCCGGTCCGCCTGGTCTTCGACGCCGCCCCCGGTCCCGCCCTCGTCGTCGGCCTCTCCGACCTCGGCGACCGGTTCCGGCTCACCGCCAACGCCGTCGACGTCATCACCCCCAGCGAACCACTGCGCCGGCTGCCGGTGGCCAGGGCCGTGTGGAAGCCGCGCCCGTCGCTGGCGGAGTCCGCCGAGAGCTGGCTGCTCACCGGCGCTCCGCACCACACCGTGCTCAGCTCGGCCGTGGACAGGGAGACCCTGACGGACTTCGCCGCGATGACCGGCGTCGAACTGCTCACCATCGACGAGGAGACCGACATCGAGCAGCTCGCCAAGGAAATCCGCTGGAACGCCGCGTACCACCGCCTCGCCCAGGCCCTGTGA
- a CDS encoding N-acetylmuramoyl-L-alanine amidase, whose translation MERARPLPTRRRLLKGAALAAVPYALLPDARAGARVQAVDHPSAEWQPANGSNYTAAEPATDRVVDRVIIHVTQATFTTTLSIFQNPKKEVSAHYVVRSADGHVAQCVRESDIAWHAGNWEYNTSSIGIEHEGWVDRPAYFTDVMYEESAALTAAICTRHGIPRDRAHIIGHHEVPGTDHTDPGPNWDWARYLRLVDRA comes from the coding sequence ATGGAACGGGCAAGACCACTCCCCACGAGACGCCGGCTGCTGAAGGGCGCCGCCCTGGCCGCCGTACCGTACGCGCTGCTCCCCGACGCGCGGGCCGGAGCGCGCGTCCAGGCCGTCGACCACCCGTCGGCCGAGTGGCAGCCGGCGAACGGCTCCAACTACACGGCGGCAGAACCGGCTACGGACCGAGTGGTCGACCGCGTGATCATCCATGTCACGCAGGCGACCTTCACCACCACCCTGTCCATCTTCCAGAACCCGAAGAAGGAGGTGTCCGCGCACTACGTCGTCCGCTCGGCCGACGGTCATGTGGCGCAGTGCGTCCGGGAGTCCGACATCGCCTGGCACGCGGGAAACTGGGAGTACAACACGAGCAGCATCGGCATCGAGCACGAGGGCTGGGTGGACCGGCCCGCCTACTTCACCGACGTGATGTACGAGGAGTCGGCCGCACTCACCGCGGCGATCTGCACCAGACACGGCATCCCGAGAGACCGCGCGCACATCATCGGGCACCACGAGGTGCCGGGCACGGATCACACCGATCCCGGGCCGAACTGGGACTGGGCGCGCTATCTGAGACTGGTCGATCGAGCCTGA
- the araD gene encoding L-ribulose-5-phosphate 4-epimerase AraD, protein MTVRVRDGLRQEILDANLAIPQVGLATLTWGNVSGVDREAGVFVIKPSGVPYEDLALDHLVTVRLADGAVVDGDLRPSTDTETHRCLYLAFPSIGGVTHTHSTHAVAFAQARREIPVLGTTHADTFNGPVPCTPDLTAEQCAKDYEYNTGRIIVDMLEEDDQKAVEVPGALVAGHGPFTWGTTARTSLEHAIICEAVADIALHTLSLAPTAPPPRHLLDRHYTRKHGPDAYYGNPDMTAASS, encoded by the coding sequence ATGACCGTGCGAGTCCGCGACGGCCTGCGGCAAGAGATACTGGATGCGAACCTCGCCATCCCGCAGGTTGGCCTCGCGACCCTGACCTGGGGCAACGTGAGCGGAGTCGACCGTGAGGCAGGGGTGTTCGTCATCAAGCCGTCCGGCGTCCCCTACGAGGACCTCGCCCTCGACCACCTGGTGACGGTTCGCCTGGCCGACGGCGCTGTCGTCGACGGCGACCTCCGCCCCTCCACCGACACCGAGACCCACCGCTGCCTGTACCTGGCGTTCCCGTCCATCGGCGGCGTCACCCACACCCACTCCACCCACGCGGTCGCCTTCGCCCAGGCCCGCCGCGAGATCCCCGTCCTGGGCACCACCCACGCCGACACCTTCAACGGCCCCGTCCCCTGCACCCCCGACCTCACCGCCGAGCAGTGCGCGAAGGACTACGAGTACAACACCGGCCGCATCATCGTGGACATGCTCGAGGAGGACGACCAGAAAGCCGTCGAGGTCCCCGGCGCCCTCGTCGCGGGCCACGGCCCCTTCACCTGGGGCACCACAGCCCGCACATCCCTCGAACACGCCATCATCTGCGAGGCCGTCGCCGACATCGCCCTCCACACCCTCAGCCTCGCCCCGACCGCCCCACCGCCCCGCCACCTGCTCGACCGCCACTACACCCGCAAGCACGGCCCGGACGCCTACTACGGCAACCCGGACATGACAGCGGCCTCCAGCTGA
- a CDS encoding ROK family transcriptional regulator, with product MTAPLHEARPGGTGRALPDTQQGMRRRNLARVMHTVSAEGPLSRAAVASRIGLTRAAVSTLVDELIRSGLLEELGPERPGRVGRPGSALAVSAHGPAGIGAEVGVDHLAVCAVDLRGEVRARAVRYGTNRGRSPRPVIEELTELVGRIVAETEREGLWPAGLAVAVPGLVARDARTVVRAPNLDWHDTDLGALLPADLPLTVGNEANFGALAELRLGEGTPSDFLHVSAEIGIGAAVVVDGQLLRGTRGFAGELGHVPVRPDGPACPCGGRGCLEQYAGEEAVLRAAGLEPGEDRVGLLAGRAADGDPDVRRALRDAGEALGIALTGAVNLLDPEGVVLGGALAGLAPWLLPSLEAELARRTAGPACPVTVSRLGPEGPLLGAAHSVVRAVLDDPAAVAERA from the coding sequence ATGACCGCACCGCTGCACGAGGCCCGCCCGGGAGGAACCGGGCGCGCACTGCCGGACACACAACAGGGCATGCGCCGGCGCAACCTCGCCCGGGTGATGCACACCGTCAGTGCCGAGGGGCCGCTTTCCCGTGCCGCCGTCGCCTCGCGCATCGGGCTGACCCGTGCCGCGGTGTCGACCCTCGTCGACGAGCTGATCCGCTCGGGACTGCTGGAGGAGCTGGGCCCCGAGCGGCCCGGCCGGGTGGGACGGCCCGGCTCGGCGCTCGCCGTCAGCGCACACGGGCCGGCGGGGATCGGCGCGGAGGTCGGCGTGGATCACCTCGCGGTGTGCGCGGTCGATCTGCGGGGAGAGGTGCGAGCGCGGGCCGTGCGGTACGGCACGAACCGTGGGCGCTCGCCCCGACCGGTGATCGAGGAGCTCACCGAGCTGGTGGGCCGGATCGTCGCCGAGACCGAGCGCGAGGGCCTGTGGCCGGCCGGACTCGCCGTGGCCGTACCGGGCCTGGTGGCGCGCGACGCGCGAACGGTCGTACGCGCCCCGAACCTCGACTGGCACGACACGGACCTCGGCGCCCTGCTGCCCGCGGACCTCCCGCTGACCGTCGGCAACGAGGCCAACTTCGGCGCGCTCGCCGAACTCCGGCTCGGCGAAGGCACCCCGAGCGACTTCCTGCATGTGTCCGCCGAGATCGGCATCGGCGCGGCGGTCGTCGTGGACGGGCAACTGCTACGCGGGACGCGGGGGTTCGCGGGCGAGCTGGGGCATGTGCCGGTCCGTCCGGACGGACCGGCGTGTCCGTGCGGGGGCCGCGGGTGCCTGGAGCAGTACGCCGGGGAGGAGGCGGTGCTGCGAGCGGCCGGTCTGGAGCCGGGCGAGGACCGCGTCGGGCTGCTCGCGGGGCGCGCGGCGGACGGCGACCCGGACGTACGACGTGCGCTGCGCGACGCGGGAGAAGCGCTCGGCATCGCGCTGACCGGGGCCGTCAATCTGCTGGACCCCGAGGGCGTGGTGCTGGGCGGCGCGCTGGCCGGGCTCGCACCGTGGCTGCTGCCTTCGCTGGAAGCCGAGTTGGCACGCCGGACAGCGGGGCCCGCATGTCCGGTGACCGTGTCGCGACTGGGTCCCGAGGGGCCGTTGCTGGGTGCCGCGCACTCCGTCGTACGGGCGGTGCTCGACGATCCGGCGGCCGTGGCCGAACGCGCCTGA
- a CDS encoding aldehyde dehydrogenase family protein produces MTRYTAPGTEGAIVSYQARYDHFIGGEWVPPIRGQYFENPSPVNGQPFTEVARGTAEDVERALDAAHAAAPSWGRTSVTERSDILLKIADRMAAHLEPLAVAESWENGKPVRETLAADIPLAIDHFRYFAGAIRSQEGSLGELDDDTVAYHFHEPLGVVAQIIPWNFPILMATWKLAPALAAGNAVVIKPAEQTPASIHYWMSLIADLLPPGVVNIVNGFGVEAGKPLASSPRVAKVAFTGETTTGRLIMQYASENIKPVTLELGGKSPNIFFDDVWAHHDDFRDKALEGFTMFALNQGEVCTCPSRALVQRGHYAEFLEAAVARTEQITAGHPLDTDTMIGAQASNDQLEKILSYLDIGRQEGARILTGGERVEYDGELKGGYYVQPTIFEGDNRMRIFQEEIFGPVVSVTSFDDFDDAIKIANDTLYGLGAGVWTRDINTAYRAGRAIQAGRVWTNCYHTYPAHAAFGGYKQSGIGRETHKMMLEHYQQTKNLLVSYSPKKLGFF; encoded by the coding sequence ATGACCCGTTACACGGCGCCCGGCACAGAGGGCGCGATCGTCTCCTACCAGGCGCGCTACGACCACTTCATCGGTGGCGAGTGGGTGCCGCCGATCCGCGGGCAGTACTTCGAGAACCCCTCGCCGGTGAACGGGCAGCCGTTCACGGAGGTCGCGCGCGGCACCGCGGAGGACGTGGAGCGGGCGCTCGACGCGGCGCACGCGGCCGCTCCTTCCTGGGGCCGCACGTCGGTGACCGAGCGGTCCGACATCCTGCTCAAGATCGCCGACCGTATGGCGGCGCATCTGGAGCCGCTGGCGGTCGCCGAGAGCTGGGAGAACGGCAAGCCGGTCCGCGAGACCCTCGCCGCCGACATCCCGCTCGCCATCGACCACTTCCGCTACTTCGCGGGCGCGATCCGTTCTCAGGAGGGCTCGCTGGGAGAGCTCGACGACGACACGGTGGCGTACCACTTCCATGAACCGCTGGGCGTCGTAGCGCAGATCATCCCCTGGAACTTCCCCATTCTCATGGCGACTTGGAAGCTCGCCCCAGCGCTCGCCGCGGGCAACGCGGTCGTCATCAAGCCCGCCGAGCAGACCCCGGCCTCCATCCACTACTGGATGAGCCTGATCGCGGACCTGCTGCCGCCGGGCGTGGTGAACATCGTCAACGGCTTCGGCGTGGAGGCGGGCAAGCCGCTCGCGTCGAGCCCGCGGGTGGCGAAGGTGGCGTTCACGGGCGAAACGACGACGGGGCGGCTGATCATGCAGTACGCCTCCGAGAACATCAAGCCGGTCACGCTGGAACTCGGTGGCAAGTCGCCGAACATCTTCTTCGACGACGTATGGGCGCACCACGACGATTTCCGTGACAAGGCCCTCGAAGGCTTCACGATGTTCGCTCTCAACCAGGGCGAGGTGTGCACCTGCCCGTCCCGAGCGCTCGTCCAGCGCGGTCACTACGCCGAGTTCCTGGAGGCGGCCGTCGCCCGCACCGAGCAGATCACGGCGGGCCATCCCCTGGACACCGACACGATGATCGGCGCGCAGGCCTCCAACGACCAGCTGGAGAAGATCCTCTCCTATCTGGACATCGGTCGCCAGGAGGGCGCGAGGATCCTCACGGGCGGCGAACGCGTCGAGTACGACGGCGAGTTGAAGGGCGGCTACTACGTCCAGCCGACCATCTTCGAGGGCGACAACCGGATGCGGATCTTCCAAGAAGAGATCTTCGGACCGGTCGTGTCCGTGACGTCCTTCGACGACTTCGACGACGCGATCAAGATCGCCAACGACACCCTCTACGGCCTCGGCGCCGGCGTGTGGACCCGCGACATCAACACCGCCTACCGGGCCGGCCGCGCGATCCAGGCGGGCCGCGTCTGGACGAACTGCTACCACACCTACCCGGCGCACGCGGCGTTCGGTGGGTACAAGCAGTCCGGGATCGGGCGGGAGACGCACAAGATGATGCTGGAGCACTACCAGCAGACGAAGAATCTGCTGGTGTCGTACTCGCCGAAGAAGCTGGGCTTCTTCTAG